Proteins from a genomic interval of Chroococcidiopsis thermalis PCC 7203:
- a CDS encoding tetratricopeptide repeat protein — translation MTLVFNAIASVGIATIAFGQILPMSNAPLPSTQENTAAKTYLNIARSVSKNSKKPVSMDAETFYQRGLVKAKQGDYERAIADYTQAITFGNGTISSAFNYYGRAEALFAIGDYRGAIADYTKAIQLEPESAATTYAKRAMARDRIGDKKGAAEDRKAAASLPPEAEQQVFQTIGFSSRQCEDKSHPSLP, via the coding sequence ATGACTTTAGTATTTAACGCGATCGCCTCTGTGGGAATAGCCACGATCGCTTTTGGGCAAATATTACCCATGAGTAACGCTCCATTACCTTCTACTCAAGAGAATACTGCTGCTAAAACTTATCTCAATATTGCTCGATCGGTTTCTAAAAACTCTAAAAAACCTGTTTCTATGGACGCTGAAACTTTTTACCAACGAGGTTTAGTAAAGGCTAAGCAGGGAGATTATGAAAGAGCGATCGCCGATTATACGCAAGCAATTACATTTGGTAATGGAACGATTTCCTCTGCATTTAATTATTACGGTAGAGCCGAGGCGCTGTTTGCGATAGGAGATTATCGAGGTGCGATCGCTGATTATACAAAAGCCATTCAACTCGAGCCAGAATCAGCTGCTACAACATATGCTAAAAGAGCTATGGCACGCGATCGCATTGGTGACAAAAAAGGTGCAGCCGAAGATCGAAAAGCAGCAGCTAGTTTACCTCCAGAAGCAGAACAGCAAGTATTTCAAACCATAGGTTTCAGCTCTAGACAATGCGAAGATAAATCTCATCCTTCCCTACCCTAA
- a CDS encoding Gfo/Idh/MocA family protein has protein sequence MLDDQIQIGIVGTGYAAKLRAESFGRDERSRVVAIAGHTPEKTATFSQTYQAQAVDSWQQLVAREDIDLVVICTINSDHGAIAKAALQNHKHVVVEYPLALDVAAAEEIIALAKTQNRLLHVEHIELLGGLHQALKQYLPQVGSPFYARYSTMNPQRPAPRRWTYNQEMFGFPLCGALSRIHRLTDLFGTVETISCQNRYWGTDPESFFQVCLCTAQIRFTSGAIAEVSYGKGETLWQNERKFEVHADKGGLIFDKDDGVLIQAEETTKIDIGSRRGLFAKDTGMVLDHLHMGVPLYVSPTESLYALKVADAARRSAQIKETIVM, from the coding sequence ATGCTCGATGACCAAATTCAGATCGGAATAGTAGGTACTGGCTATGCAGCGAAGTTAAGAGCAGAATCTTTTGGAAGAGACGAGCGATCGCGTGTCGTTGCAATTGCTGGGCATACTCCTGAAAAGACAGCAACTTTTAGTCAGACATATCAAGCCCAAGCGGTTGATTCTTGGCAACAGTTAGTAGCAAGGGAAGATATAGATCTCGTTGTTATCTGTACGATTAACTCAGATCATGGAGCGATCGCCAAAGCTGCTTTACAGAACCACAAGCACGTCGTTGTAGAATATCCTTTGGCTTTGGATGTAGCGGCAGCAGAGGAAATTATTGCTCTAGCTAAAACTCAAAATCGGTTATTGCACGTCGAACATATCGAGTTACTGGGTGGCTTGCACCAAGCCTTAAAACAGTATTTACCGCAAGTTGGTAGCCCGTTCTACGCCCGTTACAGCACGATGAATCCCCAACGCCCCGCACCTCGACGTTGGACTTACAATCAAGAGATGTTTGGCTTTCCTCTATGTGGTGCGCTATCGAGAATCCATCGCCTTACAGATTTATTCGGTACGGTTGAGACTATCAGTTGTCAAAATCGTTATTGGGGTACAGATCCCGAGTCATTTTTTCAAGTGTGTTTGTGTACTGCACAAATTCGATTTACTAGCGGAGCGATTGCCGAAGTTAGTTATGGTAAAGGGGAAACTTTGTGGCAAAACGAGCGCAAATTTGAGGTTCACGCCGATAAAGGTGGTTTAATTTTTGATAAGGATGATGGCGTTTTAATTCAAGCAGAGGAAACAACAAAAATTGACATTGGTTCTCGACGTGGATTATTTGCTAAAGATACAGGTATGGTATTAGACCATTTACATATGGGTGTGCCTTTGTATGTGTCTCCAACTGAAAGTTTATATGCTCTGAAAGTTGCAGATGCAGCGCGGCGATCGGCTCAGATAAAAGAGACGATTGTGATGTAG
- a CDS encoding FMN-dependent NADH-azoreductase has protein sequence MARILHIDSSPRGERSHSRRLTREFVEAWKQTHPDDIVTYRDVGRNPVPHVNEPWIAAAFTPPEQRTPELQEAIRISDRLVDEFLAADLYIIGIPMYNFSVPSTLKAYIDQIVRPRRTFVFEPEDAANPYKPLVLGKKMFIITARGDSGFGSGERNEKLNHQDPYLRTIFGFIGITDISFISVENDEFGGTSLAKSIANAQAKIAELVAA, from the coding sequence ATGGCACGTATTCTACACATTGATTCCAGTCCGAGAGGAGAGCGATCCCATTCTCGCAGGCTCACCAGAGAATTCGTTGAGGCTTGGAAACAAACTCACCCAGATGATATTGTTACCTATCGCGATGTCGGGCGCAATCCCGTTCCTCATGTTAACGAACCGTGGATTGCAGCTGCTTTTACACCGCCAGAACAACGAACCCCTGAATTACAAGAAGCAATTCGGATTAGCGATCGCTTAGTGGATGAATTCTTAGCTGCCGATCTCTATATCATTGGTATTCCCATGTACAACTTCAGCGTTCCCAGCACGCTCAAGGCTTACATTGACCAAATTGTACGCCCTAGACGAACATTTGTGTTTGAACCAGAGGATGCTGCAAATCCTTACAAACCACTAGTACTAGGTAAGAAAATGTTTATCATTACGGCGCGAGGTGATTCTGGCTTTGGAAGTGGCGAACGTAATGAAAAGCTGAATCATCAAGACCCTTATTTAAGAACGATCTTTGGATTTATTGGCATCACCGACATCAGCTTTATTTCTGTTGAGAATGATGAGTTTGGTGGCACGAGTTTGGCTAAATCGATCGCCAACGCTCAAGCAAAAATTGCCGAGTTAGTTGCAGCATAG
- a CDS encoding DUF4288 domain-containing protein, with amino-acid sequence MTVDSSHTQETSFYIAVVLFESSSTTNDRPLYEECFILIQANSLEEAREKALLYSRQQECSYQNQYNDTITWTCKQIIDVNSVLYDDFSNVTEIYARHFRNYAAYCQFEPLLSGEEL; translated from the coding sequence ATGACAGTTGATAGCAGCCATACCCAAGAAACTTCTTTCTACATCGCCGTGGTTTTATTTGAATCATCAAGCACGACAAACGATCGACCTTTATACGAGGAATGTTTTATACTCATCCAAGCGAATTCTTTAGAGGAAGCTAGAGAAAAGGCTTTGCTTTACAGCCGCCAACAAGAATGCAGCTATCAGAATCAGTACAATGACACTATCACTTGGACTTGCAAGCAGATAATTGATGTAAATTCAGTTTTGTACGATGATTTTAGCAACGTTACGGAAATCTATGCCCGACATTTTCGGAATTACGCAGCATATTGTCAATTCGAGCCGTTATTATCAGGCGAAGAACTTTAA
- a CDS encoding protein kinase domain-containing protein, which produces MLCCLNPNCQNPVNPDDREYCFSCGTKLVPSLGDRFRPVYPLAGGGFSQIFLAQDRDARESYVVQQLALPGSNKYYSVSNIFYSLAKKLAQIGENDRISTLSAYFTQGNYFYLVQPAIAGQTLRQELVQQGTFSEQQIWDVLGQILPLLYFIHKRQIVHGNINLESIIRRNSDDRLMLINFDLTKQLFHPNNLHPNNSFDDDWALQTNLDFYDLSVACLHLLSGHPYFSWLQGDRNWSANWQRHPLLQAVSQELAQAIDRLLQKKPQQNYLAVARSLQPIVPALTTPLTAVETAALVSPQANTSATSPQPTVITPSAKPSKRSRLLGGCFLLLLALVAYLYYWQQQQVNTITGHTDEVNSVAFTPDGKKFATGSDDRTVKIWDANSWREIRSLEEHLDWVYSVAIGNDNQTLVSGSKDNTVKVWNLNTGREIKTLRGHKSYVNSVAISPNGQKIASASYDKTAKIWDLKTGKNITLTGHTAEVLTVAISPNGQKLVTGSGDKTMKIWDLNHNPVKELRTLRGHKGAVWSVAISPDSQKLYSVSDGTTIAVWNLNTGRAIRTIAGHTADINLVAVSPDGQTIATCSDDRTIKLWNVISGAELATFKGHTAAVWAVAFSPDGRTLVSTSEDKTVKVWRVPQ; this is translated from the coding sequence ATGCTCTGCTGCCTCAATCCCAACTGCCAAAATCCAGTTAACCCTGACGATCGGGAATATTGCTTTAGTTGTGGCACAAAGCTCGTTCCGAGTTTAGGCGATCGCTTCCGTCCAGTTTACCCCCTAGCTGGTGGTGGCTTTAGTCAAATATTTCTCGCTCAAGATCGAGATGCACGAGAATCTTACGTGGTACAACAATTAGCGTTACCTGGATCTAATAAATACTATTCCGTCTCGAATATTTTTTACTCTCTAGCGAAGAAGTTAGCACAAATTGGCGAAAACGATCGAATTTCTACTTTGTCGGCTTATTTTACCCAAGGAAACTATTTTTATTTAGTTCAACCAGCAATTGCGGGGCAAACCTTAAGACAGGAATTAGTTCAGCAAGGAACATTTAGCGAGCAACAAATTTGGGATGTCTTAGGTCAAATATTGCCGTTACTCTATTTCATCCACAAGCGCCAGATCGTTCACGGAAATATAAACTTAGAAAGTATTATCCGCCGTAATAGTGATGACAGGTTGATGTTAATTAACTTCGATCTGACCAAACAGCTATTTCATCCAAATAATTTACATCCAAACAACTCATTTGACGATGACTGGGCATTACAAACAAATCTCGATTTCTACGATTTAAGTGTAGCTTGTCTGCATTTATTATCTGGACACCCCTATTTTTCTTGGCTTCAAGGCGATCGCAACTGGAGTGCGAATTGGCAACGTCACCCGTTATTACAAGCAGTTAGTCAGGAACTCGCGCAGGCGATCGATCGGTTACTACAAAAAAAACCTCAGCAAAACTATCTTGCAGTAGCGCGATCGCTTCAGCCGATTGTACCTGCACTGACAACCCCGTTAACCGCAGTAGAAACCGCAGCTTTAGTATCCCCGCAGGCAAACACTTCAGCCACATCGCCTCAACCCACAGTTATAACTCCATCAGCAAAACCATCTAAACGGAGTCGGCTTTTAGGTGGCTGCTTTCTACTATTGCTGGCGCTAGTAGCATATTTGTATTACTGGCAACAACAGCAAGTCAATACCATAACAGGGCATACAGATGAAGTGAATAGTGTTGCCTTTACTCCTGACGGTAAAAAGTTTGCTACTGGTAGCGACGATCGCACTGTCAAAATTTGGGATGCAAATAGCTGGCGAGAAATTCGCTCGCTTGAGGAACATTTAGACTGGGTTTATTCGGTGGCGATTGGTAATGACAATCAAACCCTTGTCAGTGGCAGTAAAGATAATACAGTAAAAGTTTGGAATCTCAACACTGGGCGAGAAATCAAAACTCTACGCGGGCATAAAAGCTATGTCAATTCCGTTGCCATTAGCCCAAACGGACAAAAGATTGCCAGTGCCAGTTATGACAAGACGGCTAAAATTTGGGATCTGAAGACAGGGAAAAATATTACCCTTACAGGGCATACAGCGGAAGTTCTCACCGTTGCCATCAGCCCCAACGGACAGAAGCTAGTTACTGGAAGCGGCGATAAGACTATGAAAATTTGGGATTTAAACCATAATCCAGTCAAAGAATTGCGCACCCTCAGAGGACACAAAGGTGCGGTTTGGTCTGTTGCCATTAGTCCAGATAGCCAGAAACTTTACAGCGTCAGCGACGGCACGACGATCGCAGTTTGGAATCTCAACACTGGTAGAGCAATTCGGACGATCGCAGGTCATACTGCCGATATCAATCTCGTTGCGGTGAGTCCAGATGGGCAAACAATCGCTACGTGTAGCGACGATCGGACAATAAAGCTGTGGAACGTCATTTCAGGCGCAGAACTCGCCACGTTTAAAGGGCATACAGCAGCAGTTTGGGCTGTAGCATTCAGCCCCGATGGACGCACGTTGGTAAGTACGAGCGAGGACAAAACAGTTAAGGTGTGGCGCGTACCGCAATGA
- a CDS encoding AmpG family muropeptide MFS transporter has protein sequence MRSLLQVFQSRKMAALLLLGFASGLPLFLTSRTLQIWMKESNIDLGVIGWFSLVALPYSLKFLWSPVLDRFVPPFLGRRRGWLAITQIGLIVAIAALAFQQPTQDVRVLNLLAITALIVSFFSATQDIVGDAYRTDVLKPQELETGASVWVLGYRMALLVTSFLALVLADYLPWQVVYLLMAALMGVGLFTTFWSPQPENDILEERSPPTVKDIVFLIGGIGLIAGLLLAVGTGYLPLPIFYWIIAALIVVWLAASFLLPTKTREIATERSPQTLQEAIYLPFQEFFQRQGIGAGILILLFILLYKLGDALVGNMANPFLVDLGFSKSAIGAIQGGMGFLATTVGVLIGGVILTKIGINRALWGFGILQLLSNLGYYILAIAGKNSSLLVIAINIENFCAGLVTVVTVAYLMSLCDRRFTTTQFALFSSLMAMSRDILAGPAGEIAKATGWATFFLLTIIAAIPGLLLLPIVAPWNSKYILPRPGLDEEDWQQL, from the coding sequence ATGCGATCGCTGCTACAAGTTTTTCAAAGTCGCAAGATGGCGGCTTTGCTACTGCTGGGTTTTGCTTCGGGTTTGCCGTTGTTTTTAACGAGTCGAACTTTACAAATCTGGATGAAGGAGTCAAATATCGATTTAGGGGTCATTGGCTGGTTCAGCTTGGTGGCTTTACCCTATTCTTTAAAGTTTTTGTGGTCGCCTGTTTTAGATCGATTTGTACCCCCTTTTTTGGGACGTAGGCGGGGGTGGTTGGCGATAACTCAAATTGGGTTAATTGTCGCGATCGCTGCTTTGGCTTTTCAACAACCTACTCAAGATGTACGAGTCTTGAATTTATTGGCAATTACTGCTTTGATTGTTTCTTTTTTCAGTGCAACTCAAGATATTGTTGGCGATGCTTATCGCACTGATGTTCTGAAGCCACAAGAATTAGAAACTGGGGCATCTGTTTGGGTACTCGGTTATCGGATGGCGTTGTTAGTCACGAGTTTTTTAGCTTTAGTTTTAGCTGATTATTTACCTTGGCAAGTTGTTTATTTGTTAATGGCGGCTTTGATGGGAGTTGGACTATTTACAACTTTTTGGTCACCCCAACCAGAGAACGATATTTTAGAGGAGCGATCGCCTCCTACTGTTAAAGATATAGTCTTTTTAATTGGCGGAATTGGATTAATTGCAGGACTACTCTTAGCGGTTGGTACGGGTTATCTACCTTTACCTATATTTTATTGGATAATCGCAGCTTTAATTGTAGTGTGGTTAGCTGCATCATTTTTGTTACCAACAAAAACTAGGGAAATAGCCACAGAGCGATCGCCACAAACATTACAAGAGGCAATTTACTTACCTTTTCAAGAATTTTTTCAGCGTCAAGGAATTGGGGCAGGAATTCTAATTTTACTATTTATCTTGCTTTATAAGTTGGGAGATGCCTTAGTGGGAAATATGGCAAATCCATTTTTAGTAGATTTAGGTTTTAGTAAAAGCGCAATTGGCGCAATTCAAGGAGGAATGGGATTTTTAGCCACAACTGTAGGAGTATTAATCGGTGGCGTAATTTTAACCAAAATTGGCATAAATCGTGCCTTGTGGGGATTTGGAATTCTACAATTGCTGAGTAACTTAGGCTATTATATTCTAGCGATCGCCGGAAAAAATAGCTCGTTACTCGTCATAGCAATTAACATCGAAAATTTCTGTGCTGGCTTAGTCACGGTTGTAACTGTTGCCTACTTAATGAGCCTGTGCGATCGCCGCTTTACCACAACTCAATTTGCCTTATTTTCTAGTTTAATGGCAATGAGTAGAGATATTTTAGCTGGACCTGCTGGTGAAATTGCCAAAGCAACAGGTTGGGCAACCTTCTTTTTACTAACAATAATTGCTGCTATACCAGGATTGCTACTTTTACCCATCGTCGCCCCTTGGAACTCGAAGTATATACTACCCAGACCAGGACTAGATGAAGAAGACTGGCAACAGTTGTAG
- a CDS encoding 3'-5' exonuclease, translated as MPKKTDRIIVIDIESTCWQDKPPIGQESEIIEIGICTVDVASGKRLEKESILVKPEKSQVSEFCTQLTTLTQAQVERGISLKEACTILKNKYQSQQRIWASFGDDDRRQFEKQCQSKKINYPFGSRHINVKTLFAVIHALPNEIGMAEALEKLNFPLEGTHHRGGDDAWNIALILSELLLKSRGSYGGQCPP; from the coding sequence GTGCCGAAAAAAACAGATCGAATTATAGTCATCGACATCGAATCTACTTGCTGGCAAGACAAACCACCAATCGGACAAGAAAGCGAAATTATCGAAATTGGAATTTGTACAGTTGATGTAGCTTCAGGAAAAAGACTAGAAAAAGAAAGTATTTTAGTTAAACCCGAAAAATCTCAAGTCAGCGAATTTTGTACCCAACTTACCACTCTAACCCAAGCCCAAGTAGAACGAGGTATTTCCTTAAAAGAAGCCTGCACGATTCTGAAAAATAAATATCAATCGCAACAGCGAATTTGGGCAAGCTTTGGAGATGATGATAGAAGACAATTTGAAAAACAATGCCAGTCCAAAAAGATCAATTATCCTTTTGGTTCCAGACATATCAACGTCAAAACTCTATTTGCAGTTATTCATGCTCTACCCAATGAAATCGGCATGGCAGAAGCATTAGAAAAACTCAATTTTCCCCTCGAAGGCACGCATCATCGCGGTGGGGATGATGCTTGGAATATTGCCTTGATTTTATCAGAACTGTTGTTGAAAAGTAGAGGTTCATATGGTGGGCAATGCCCACCATAA
- a CDS encoding GNAT family N-acetyltransferase yields MTQQLLPGYSIHSGTNQDRTLLLQFMQQSYQEIFPKQNFAHLTRTVEQYFSRDTLLWWVEESQNSKVKSQNSKLADSRQKVACLWVGNAVDQVKGDRHTYIFLLYVKPEYRQRGIGKALMRYLEDWARTKGDRQIGLQVFQSNTLALDLYHKLGYQIQSHWMIKTLEEGSREQGRAGSRE; encoded by the coding sequence GTGACTCAACAGCTACTACCAGGCTACTCAATCCATTCTGGCACTAACCAGGATAGAACTCTGCTGCTCCAATTCATGCAGCAGAGTTACCAAGAAATTTTTCCCAAACAAAACTTTGCTCATCTCACCCGCACAGTCGAGCAATATTTTTCTAGGGATACGCTGTTATGGTGGGTGGAGGAAAGTCAAAATTCAAAAGTTAAAAGTCAAAATTCAAAACTTGCCGACTCCCGCCAAAAAGTAGCTTGCTTGTGGGTAGGAAACGCCGTAGATCAAGTCAAGGGCGATCGCCATACATATATATTCTTACTCTACGTCAAACCAGAATACAGACAACGGGGTATCGGTAAAGCATTGATGAGATATCTCGAAGATTGGGCGCGAACAAAAGGCGATCGGCAAATTGGCTTACAAGTCTTTCAATCTAATACTCTAGCCTTAGACCTATACCACAAACTAGGCTATCAAATTCAGTCACACTGGATGATCAAAACACTAGAGGAAGGGAGCAGGGAGCAGGGACGAGCTGGGAGCAGAGAATAG
- a CDS encoding UDP-N-acetylmuramoyl-tripeptide--D-alanyl-D-alanine ligase, translating into MSFHATLARLISLLAAKPQHLSDNALASTCTGINTDTRSLKPGDIFVALRGEKFDGHGFVATAVEKGAIAAIVDGHYQGDLPVLQVRDTLQAYQQIASWWRSQFHMPVIGVTGSVGKTTTKELIAAVLGTQGNVLKTHANFNNEIGVPKTLLGLDTQHDFAVIEMAMRGRGEIALLTQIARPTIGVITNVGTAHIERLGSEEAIAQAKCELLAEMPQNSVAILNYDNFRLISTANTVWQGKTITYGLEGGDIRGELLDSQTLKVAGLELPLPLPGRHNAVNFLAALAVAKVLQIDWSVLKTGLTVDMPSGRSQRYELADDVVILDESYNAAPEAMLAALQLLAQTPGKRHIAVLGAMKELGERSRELHQKVGAMARQLNLDLLLVLVDGTDAEAIAQSATGIPVERCATHVELVERLKEGVKAGDRILFKAAHSVGLDRVVEQFRAEYCCNP; encoded by the coding sequence ATGTCTTTCCACGCCACTCTCGCTCGACTCATTTCTCTATTGGCTGCTAAGCCACAACATCTTTCTGACAATGCGTTAGCTTCAACTTGTACGGGAATTAACACCGATACGCGCAGCCTCAAGCCTGGAGATATATTTGTGGCTTTGCGAGGGGAAAAGTTCGACGGACATGGATTTGTCGCAACGGCAGTTGAAAAAGGTGCGATCGCAGCAATTGTTGACGGACACTATCAAGGTGATTTACCTGTATTGCAGGTACGAGATACCCTTCAGGCGTATCAACAAATTGCCTCTTGGTGGCGCAGTCAGTTTCATATGCCTGTTATTGGTGTGACTGGTTCTGTCGGTAAAACCACCACTAAGGAGTTAATTGCAGCTGTCTTGGGAACTCAAGGCAACGTCCTCAAAACCCATGCGAATTTCAACAACGAAATCGGCGTACCAAAAACATTGTTGGGACTGGATACTCAGCATGACTTTGCCGTCATCGAAATGGCAATGCGAGGAAGGGGTGAAATTGCCTTATTAACTCAAATTGCTCGTCCTACTATTGGTGTCATTACTAATGTTGGCACGGCACATATTGAACGCTTGGGTTCTGAAGAAGCGATCGCGCAAGCAAAATGCGAACTATTAGCCGAAATGCCTCAAAATAGCGTGGCAATTCTCAACTACGATAATTTTCGCTTAATTTCTACTGCTAACACCGTATGGCAGGGAAAAACTATTACCTACGGTTTAGAAGGGGGAGACATTCGAGGGGAATTACTCGATTCTCAAACTTTAAAAGTAGCAGGATTAGAGTTGCCTTTACCCTTACCAGGACGACACAATGCCGTCAATTTCTTGGCAGCTCTGGCAGTAGCAAAGGTGTTGCAGATCGATTGGTCGGTGCTAAAAACAGGTTTAACTGTCGATATGCCATCAGGGCGATCGCAACGTTATGAATTAGCAGATGACGTGGTAATCTTAGATGAGAGTTATAATGCTGCACCAGAAGCTATGCTAGCAGCGTTACAACTACTAGCACAAACACCAGGAAAGCGACACATTGCGGTGTTGGGTGCGATGAAAGAATTGGGAGAGCGATCGCGAGAATTACATCAGAAAGTTGGGGCAATGGCACGGCAGTTAAATTTAGATTTACTGCTGGTTTTGGTAGATGGTACGGATGCAGAAGCGATCGCGCAGAGTGCAACGGGTATACCTGTAGAGCGTTGTGCTACCCATGTGGAATTAGTTGAGCGGTTGAAAGAAGGAGTGAAAGCAGGCGATCGCATTTTATTTAAGGCTGCTCATTCCGTAGGTTTGGATCGGGTGGTAGAACAATTTCGAGCGGAATATTGTTGCAATCCCTAG
- a CDS encoding Crp/Fnr family transcriptional regulator, with amino-acid sequence MSSLSPTITIAENLSQQMFKRHDSIPLKSEMLLHIERGVVRTVTWSEEGTVMTLGYWGTGDVIGQPLSNIQPYQVECITSVEVSYVPSYQREWVLTAICHHVQQAEELLSIIRQTNARDRLLQMLLWLARKFARPVERGRLIDLRLTHQEIAEFIGMTRVSVTRLLSQLEQEGIIDRPRRHFIVLLDRQTKFA; translated from the coding sequence ATGTCATCTCTCTCACCAACGATTACTATAGCTGAGAATTTATCTCAGCAAATGTTCAAGCGTCATGACTCAATTCCCCTAAAATCGGAGATGCTATTGCATATCGAGCGGGGAGTTGTTCGCACTGTCACTTGGAGTGAGGAGGGAACAGTAATGACATTGGGGTATTGGGGTACAGGTGATGTCATCGGTCAGCCTTTGTCGAATATCCAACCTTATCAAGTTGAGTGCATTACGAGTGTAGAAGTCAGTTACGTTCCCTCGTACCAACGAGAATGGGTATTGACGGCAATTTGCCATCACGTACAACAAGCAGAGGAACTACTAAGTATTATTCGCCAAACCAACGCCCGCGATCGCCTGCTACAAATGCTACTGTGGTTAGCGCGTAAGTTTGCCCGTCCTGTGGAACGCGGACGGCTAATTGACCTACGCCTGACTCATCAAGAGATCGCAGAATTTATTGGTATGACTCGCGTATCCGTGACGCGCCTGCTATCTCAGCTCGAACAAGAAGGTATCATCGATCGCCCCCGCCGCCATTTCATTGTCTTATTAGATCGTCAAACTAAATTTGCCTGA
- a CDS encoding helix-turn-helix domain-containing protein: MPGLERSPTRIVQLNTDLYPPIYSSQAYGWKNILVEEFRYPPGQETYQNLTSHTLCVSLNRRPSRLSLTLGDRRHSGLFSQGDISITPAEAVLICQGNDEDRILRIQLASQFFQQVAQDTLKLDPDRVELLPEFRARNPQIEQISMMLLAELTTGGLAGKLYVESLTNVLAVHLLRNYVAVERNIALYDGGLSDRQLLKVADYINAHLADDITLSDLAQLLGMSPFHFSRLFKRSIQVTPHQYVLQQRVELAKQLLQQTELSIMDIALQCGFSSHSHLGKWFRQQTGVTPKMYRINFR; this comes from the coding sequence ATGCCAGGTTTAGAGAGATCGCCGACGCGGATCGTTCAGCTTAACACCGATCTTTATCCGCCAATCTATTCGAGTCAAGCGTATGGTTGGAAAAATATTTTGGTTGAGGAATTTCGATATCCTCCAGGGCAAGAAACCTATCAAAATTTAACTAGTCATACCCTTTGTGTATCTTTAAATCGTCGTCCGTCCCGTCTGTCACTAACACTTGGAGATCGTCGTCATAGCGGTCTTTTCAGCCAAGGCGATATTTCTATTACCCCTGCTGAAGCCGTACTAATCTGTCAGGGAAATGACGAAGACAGAATTTTAAGAATTCAGCTAGCATCTCAGTTTTTCCAACAGGTTGCCCAAGATACACTCAAGCTCGATCCCGATCGCGTTGAGCTATTGCCTGAGTTCCGCGCTCGAAATCCTCAGATCGAACAAATTAGCATGATGCTGCTTGCCGAACTCACAACTGGGGGACTGGCAGGAAAACTTTATGTTGAGTCGCTGACAAATGTATTAGCCGTGCATTTACTCAGAAATTACGTGGCTGTCGAGCGTAATATAGCTCTATATGATGGGGGATTGAGCGATCGCCAACTGCTAAAAGTCGCGGACTACATTAATGCTCATCTGGCTGACGACATTACCTTATCCGATTTAGCTCAATTACTCGGTATGAGTCCATTTCATTTCAGCCGCCTCTTCAAGCGATCGATACAAGTTACCCCTCACCAATACGTGCTTCAGCAACGGGTGGAACTGGCAAAGCAGTTACTCCAACAAACCGAACTATCCATTATGGACATTGCTTTGCAGTGTGGTTTCAGCAGTCACAGTCATTTAGGCAAATGGTTTCGGCAGCAAACAGGAGTCACTCCTAAAATGTACCGCATCAATTTTCGCTGA